In the Rhizobium sp. CB3090 genome, one interval contains:
- a CDS encoding nitronate monooxygenase — protein sequence MSQWPDTRILDLFDINIPIIQAPMAGATTPEMVIAVSEAGGLGSLPSAQYNAEQLRTALDMIRAATKKPINVNFFAHTMPEDDPARHMAWRARLAPYYVEAGLDPAAPVPAGGRAPFDISFCEIVETYRPEVVSFHFGLPDADLVQRVRATGAKIISSATTVAEARWLVERGVHAVIAMGFEAGGHRGNFLTQDMATQVGTMALVPQVADAVTVPVIAAGGIADGRGIAAAFALGASAAQIGTSYLFTPEAKIPLVHRAALEHAGDDNTALTNVFTGRAARGVMNRIMREVGPLSRFAPAFPTAGGALAPLRAKAEAAGSGDFTNLWSGQAAKLAQPLPSAELTALLAKDAIALMTRLARS from the coding sequence ATGAGCCAATGGCCAGATACCCGGATCCTTGATCTATTCGACATCAACATTCCCATCATCCAGGCGCCTATGGCAGGCGCGACGACACCAGAGATGGTGATTGCGGTGAGCGAGGCTGGTGGGCTCGGATCCCTGCCGAGTGCGCAGTACAATGCCGAGCAACTCCGAACGGCTCTGGATATGATACGAGCGGCGACGAAAAAACCGATCAATGTGAATTTTTTTGCGCACACCATGCCTGAAGACGATCCCGCTCGACACATGGCATGGCGGGCGCGTCTTGCCCCCTATTATGTCGAGGCGGGGCTTGATCCTGCCGCACCGGTGCCGGCTGGCGGCCGCGCGCCGTTCGATATTTCCTTCTGTGAAATTGTAGAGACTTATCGGCCCGAGGTTGTCAGCTTTCATTTTGGGCTGCCTGATGCGGACTTGGTCCAAAGGGTGCGAGCAACCGGAGCGAAGATCATCTCCTCGGCGACCACGGTGGCAGAGGCGCGGTGGCTTGTTGAGCGTGGTGTCCATGCTGTCATCGCCATGGGCTTCGAGGCCGGCGGCCATCGCGGCAATTTCCTGACGCAGGATATGGCGACGCAGGTCGGGACGATGGCGCTGGTGCCGCAGGTTGCCGATGCTGTCACAGTCCCCGTTATTGCCGCTGGTGGAATTGCAGACGGGCGTGGAATTGCGGCCGCTTTCGCACTTGGCGCTTCCGCAGCGCAGATCGGCACGAGCTATCTGTTTACACCTGAGGCGAAAATTCCTTTGGTTCATCGTGCCGCTCTGGAACACGCCGGCGATGACAATACCGCTTTGACCAATGTTTTCACCGGCCGGGCTGCGAGGGGCGTGATGAATCGCATTATGCGCGAAGTGGGGCCGCTCTCTCGTTTTGCGCCGGCATTTCCCACGGCCGGCGGTGCCTTAGCGCCTTTGCGCGCCAAGGCCGAAGCGGCCGGTTCCGGCGATTTCACCAATCTCTGGTCCGGCCAGGCTGCCAAACTGGCGCAACCGCTCCCGTCGGCTGAGCTGACCGCTCTTTTGGCGAAGGACGCAATCGCGCTTATGACACGGCTGGCGAGGAGCTGA
- a CDS encoding cell wall anchor protein: protein MRTPLLAAAVGFALSGCQTALIDNAIRQNLPKTCQALETAHAAFLSIAVVGTVKQSAIDKEAAVYVGVQNLCVNPERETAADVVAQVAQAYATISSALNAAQQAQ from the coding sequence ATGCGTACTCCGCTCTTAGCGGCGGCGGTCGGATTTGCTTTGTCCGGCTGTCAAACGGCATTAATCGATAACGCAATTCGGCAAAATCTCCCGAAGACTTGTCAAGCGTTGGAAACTGCACACGCCGCCTTCTTGTCAATTGCCGTTGTTGGTACGGTCAAACAATCGGCAATTGACAAAGAAGCCGCAGTTTATGTCGGCGTCCAGAACCTTTGCGTCAATCCGGAGCGCGAAACAGCCGCGGATGTTGTGGCACAGGTGGCGCAGGCCTACGCGACAATCAGTTCCGCTCTCAATGCCGCCCAACAGGCACAGTAA
- a CDS encoding DUF4376 domain-containing protein: MYRLDSMYEPMIEALLSARAENKADRWMASAAFWLGRQQIYNVKDYWLALAAKIASELPASDKDAIIDQLSKQEITLVDAAGDWPEAPPSLVSIVAAWSPEPVPVDLQAYAATKRYAVETGGIVFDGMTVSTDRQSQALIIGAYAYVQANPSVTVNFKTANGFVNLTAEQVTAVANAVGAHVQASFAAEDAVVKAITAGTIKTAADVDAFAWPTAA, encoded by the coding sequence ATGTATCGCCTAGACAGTATGTACGAACCGATGATCGAGGCGCTGTTGTCGGCGCGTGCAGAGAACAAGGCTGATCGCTGGATGGCGTCGGCCGCTTTCTGGCTCGGCAGACAGCAAATCTACAATGTCAAAGACTATTGGCTGGCGCTGGCTGCCAAGATTGCAAGCGAGCTGCCGGCGTCTGATAAGGATGCGATCATCGACCAGCTCAGCAAGCAAGAAATTACGTTGGTCGACGCCGCTGGCGATTGGCCAGAAGCGCCGCCGAGCTTGGTATCTATCGTTGCCGCCTGGTCACCCGAGCCAGTACCGGTCGATTTGCAGGCTTATGCGGCGACCAAACGTTATGCCGTAGAGACTGGCGGCATCGTGTTTGACGGCATGACGGTTTCCACCGATCGGCAGAGCCAGGCACTCATCATCGGTGCTTATGCTTATGTGCAGGCCAACCCCTCCGTCACCGTAAATTTCAAGACTGCGAATGGCTTCGTCAATCTGACGGCCGAGCAAGTGACGGCTGTCGCCAATGCAGTCGGCGCTCATGTGCAGGCTAGTTTTGCGGCTGAGGATGCGGTTGTTAAGGCCATCACTGCGGGCACGATCAAGACCGCAGCTGACGTCGACGCCTTCGCTTGGCCGACTGCGGCGTAA